A window of Babylonia areolata isolate BAREFJ2019XMU chromosome 2, ASM4173473v1, whole genome shotgun sequence contains these coding sequences:
- the LOC143279401 gene encoding uncharacterized protein LOC143279401 encodes MQTTTMLLITMMMMTAVSVHGQSQCPPRSMERCAEINGKRVIDAVVSGQQDVFREFYCVDYSQLDSRLYHQLCITEAEAAAACKAVNASVFIKSGGATAPHPRSCFAYLDCTGHMFNPTRVNTIYYYGVQIKTTTPETYYNPVTHQVENWNTDNNCTADPCKTNRAMTTGRECNKYLTCNNGYVPNTCPQFQGFNPFLGTCVANPSCTPAIVRPTDNIRCYATGRPVNVPAIPGVPDNAYYNRTFRFTATGEEVTRQEMCPAGLVFDSHNPNCTQRCLDCCVLQPVDPCPNVTLIKVGVNTGQPWAQVRQNDTYTFTVNSQGWVCFDRTDFSYYDGQALANNELAGNWDLAFRFYADPSGNNPTAFVVMQNSHDPIACPNPSLVVSVNGSCVIAVVTARLTGTNQHLVSVRLVLCGVVSRASLDPTEVVLQRRGGTLTLKAKLQSQPQFQQTSGSGLGGGLLPSTRCGLIVGQYFIGCVESVKLVKYGC; translated from the exons ATGCAgacgacgacgatgctgctgataacgatgatgatgatgacggcggtcTCAGTACATGGTCAGAGCCAGTGTCCCCCGCGTTCAATGGAAAGATGTGCAGAAATAAATGGAAAGCGGGTTATAGATGCTGTGGTCAGCGGCCAGCAGGACGTCTTCCGAGAGTTCTACTGTGTTGATTACTCTCAGCTGGACAGTCGGCTCTATCATCAGCTGTGCATCACTGAGGCTGAAGCGGCGG CGGCCTGCAAAGCGGTCAACGCTTCCGTCTTTATCAAGTCCGGCGGGGCTACAGCCCCTCATCCCCGGTCCTGCTTCGCTTATTTGGACTGTACCGGGCATATGTTTAACCCCACAAGGGTCAACACCATCTATTACTATGGAGTGCAGATCAAGACCACCACCCCCGAGACCTACTACAACCCTGTTACCCACCAAGTGGAGAACTGGAACACGGACAACAACTGTACTGCAG ATCCATGCAAGACGAACAGGGCCATGACGACAGGGAGGGAGTGCAATAAGTACCTGACGTGTAACAACGGGTATGTCCCGAACACCTGTCCCCAGTTCCAGGGCTTCAATCCCTTCCTCGGCACATGTGTTGCCAATCCCAGCTGCACCCCGGCCATCGTCAGACCAACAG ACAACATACGTTGCTACGCTACTGGAAGACCGGTGAACGTGCCGGCCATTCCAGGAGTGCCAGACAACGCCTACTACAACCGGACTTTCAGATTCACGGCCACAGGAGAGGAGGTGACGAGGCAGGAGATGTGTCCAGCTGGTCTGGTGTTTGATTCCCACAATCCCAACTGCACACAGCGTTGCCTGGACTGCTGTGTGCTGCAGCCAGTCG ATCCATGCCCAAACGTGACCCTGATCAAAGTGGGGGTGAATACTGGCCAGCCTTGGGCCCAAGTCAGACAAAACGACACCTACACCTTCACTGTGAACTCCCAGGGCTGGGTTTGCTTCGACAGGACTGACTTCAGCTACTACGATGGGCAGGCTCTGGCAAATAATGAACTGGCTGGGAACTGGGATCTCGCGTTCAG ATTTTATGCGGATCCATCAGGTAACAACCCAACTGCCTTCGTGGTGATGCAGAACAGTCATGACCCCATCGCCTGCCCAAACCCCTCCCTCGTTGTCTCCGTCAACGGCAGTTGCGTCATTGCTGTCGTCACCGCTAGGTTAACGGGCACCAACCAGCATCTCGTCAGCGTGCGGCTGGTACTTTGCGGCGTTGTG agccgCGCGTCATTGGATCCTACAGAGGTTGTTCTACAGAGACGGGGTGGCACCCTGACCCTGAAGGCCAAACTGCAGAGCCAGCCACAGTTCCAGCAGACAAGTGGAAGCGGCCTGG GAGGAGGACTTTTGCCTTCCACCAGATGTGGTCTGATTGTTGGCCAGTATTTCATTGGATGTGTGGAGTCG GTCAAACTGGTGAAATACGGCTGCTGA